AGCGCCGCGCCTTCGTCGGTCAGCGCCACCCCGCGCGCCAGGCGATGGAACAGCACCACCTGCAGGCGCGATTCCAATACACGGATCTGATGGCTCAGCGCGGCCTGGCTGATGTGCAGTTCCAGGGCGGCGCGGGTGAAGTTCAGGTGGCGCGCGGCCGCTTCGAAGGCGCGCAAGGCATTGAGCGGCAGGGCGGATCGGAGCATGACGGCGGGTCGGGAGGACGAGGACGCAGGCGCGGCGGCGGGGCGCCGTGCGATCGGCACTGTAGCCCAAGTCATCGATCCAGCTTATGGCTGCCCCTGAAACTTCGCGCTGGTGGCCCTGGGGCTGCCTTCCAATAATCCTGGGGACCAACCGTTCGGAGTGCCGCCATGTCTGACCGTCGTCGATTCCTCCAGCGCAGCGGGACCGCGCTGCTCACCGCCTTCGCCGTGCCCTGGGCGGCCGCTGCCGCGCCGGTGGCGCCTGCCGCCGCGAAGGGGGGCAGCGTGGCCGCGGCCATCGCCGGCGCCAAGGACTTTGCCGCGCTGGAGCAGGTCAGCGGTGGGCGGCTGGGGGTGACGCTGCTGGAGGTGGCCACCGGACGGCGCCTGGGCCGCCGCCAGGACGAGCGCTTCCCGATGTGCAGCACCTTCAAGGCGCTGCTGGCCGCGCACGTCCTGAGCCTGGCCGACGCCGGGACGCTGTCGCTGGATGAGCGCCTCCCGATCCGCCAGGCGCAGCTGCTGTCCTGGGCGCCGGAGTCGGAGCGGCACGTGGGCAAGGACCTCACCGTGCGCGATCTCTGTCGCGCGGCGGTCACCAACAGCGACAACACGGCGGCCAATCTGCTGCTGGCGCGGGCCGGTGGGCCGCCCGCGCTGACGACGTTCCTGCGCAGGCAGGGCGACGCGGTGACCCGCAGCGATCGTTACGAGCCCGAGATGAACAACTTCGCGCCGGGCGATCCGCGCGATACCACCAGTCCTGCGGCAGTGGCCGCGAGCCTGGCGCGCTTCGCGGTGGGCGATGGCTTGTCCAAGGCGTCGCGTGCGCAGTACGCGGACTGGCTGATCGACAACCAGACCGGCGACGACTGTCTGCGTGCCGGTCTGGGCAAGCGCTGGCGCGTGGGCGACAAGACGGGCAACAACGGTCGCGACACCCGCAACGATCTGGCGGTGTTGTGGCCGCTTGCGGGCGGCGCGCCGTGGGTGCTGGTGGCGCTGCTGCAGGGCGCCCGGGTCGATGCGGATCAGCGCGATGCGGTGCTGGCGCGGGTGGGGGCGCTGGCGGATGCGATGATCGGTTGAGCGCGCGGCTGCGTTTGGCGCCTCGCAGGTTCTTCCGACCGCTTGAGCTTGGCGGTTGGGCGTTCCGGCGTCGAAGGGGCGGCGGTACGGCAGGCGGTGTTCGCTCGTGCCTCGGCCGGGTCATCGATCCCGCCTGATGTGTCTATCGTCGTTGACCGCGTTGCAGTGGAGCTTCTTGGCTTCGGAGGGGCAGCGGGCCGGCGGGCCGTGGCCGCTTTTCCCTCGATCAGGGCATCCTGCCCTGACTCGGGCGCTCGGCGTCCTGCCTCGCTTGGCGCGGCCACGGCCCGCCGGCCCGCTGCCTCACACGTCAGGTCACAGGACTTCGGTTTGCGGGGCGTTCGAACCTCTCCTCGCGCACAACGCGATCGGCGGGAAGGTATCGACTTGAAGCCCCTCCCTTGCTCGAAGCGCAGGGGAGGGACGGGAGGGGGCGGAGCTTTACAGTCAAGCCACCAAAGCGAAGAACAAATCATTCCCCCTCAGTCGCTAGTTCGCGACTTCGAGCTCCCCTTCGCCTGTGGCGAAAGGGAGGGGCGGAGTACTGCCCGATGCACTCAGGTAGGAAGAAATCCGGATCCTTTCGCGGTTTGCTTCCGTCGGTCGGGTGCTGAACCTATGTGGGAATCGCCACGGCGGCGATGAGGCTTTCCCAGCGAAGCTTCATCGCGGCTCAAGCATTGCCAAGCCGAGCCTCATCGCCGCCATGGCGGCTTCCACAAAAGCATGTAGCGATCTCGATCCTTTCCATCCCGGCATCCGCCGTCGAGGGCGAGTCGTGCCCGGGAGCCGCGACCGGCCGGTCGCGGCCGGTTGGCGAAGTCCGCTGTTGTCGCGGACAGGATCCCGGCGAAGGTTCAACAAGCAGAAAGGCCGCTTTTCAGCGGCCTTTCTGCGGTCTGCGGCGCGGGCGCGCGGCAGGCTTACTTCAGCTTGGCGTCGGCGCGCAGGGCGTCGGCCTTGTCGGTCTTCTCCCACGAGAAGGCGGTGGCGGTGTGCTGCGTGCCGGCGCCGTCGGTGTAGGTGAATTCCTTCGGCTTGCGGCCGAAGTGACCGTAGGAGGCGGTCGGCTGGTACATCGGGTGGATCAGGTCGAGCATCTGGATGATGCCGTACGGACGCAGGTCGAAATGCTTGCGGATCAGCTTCTCGATCTTCTCGTCGGCGATCTTGCCGGTGCCGAAGGTGGTGACCGAGATCGAGGTCGGCTCGGCCACGCCGATGGCGTAGGAGACCTGCACTTCGCAGCGGTCGGCCAGGCCGGCGGCGACCACGTTCTTGGCCACGTAGCGCGCGGCGTAGGCGGCCGAGCGGTCGACCTTGGACGGGTCCTTGCCGGAGAACGCGCCGCCGCCGTGGCGGGCCCAGCCGCCGTAGGTGTCCACGATGATCTTGCGGCCGGTCAGGCCGCAGTCGCCCACCGGTCCGCCGATGATGAACTTGCCGGTCGGGTTGATGTGGAACTTGGTGCCCTTGTGCAGCCACTTGGCCGGCAGCACCGGCTTGATGATCTCCTCGCGCACCGCCTCGATCAGGTCCTTCTGCTTGATGCCCGGATCGTGCTGGGTCGACAGGACGACCGCGTCGATGGCCGTGGCCACGCCGTCCTCGTAGCGCAGGGTGACCTGCGACTTGGCGTCCGGGCGCAGCCAGGACAGCGGCGAGTTCTTCTTCTTGCGGATCTGCGCCTGGCGCTCGACCAGCCGGTGCGAGAGGTGGATCGCCGCCGGCATGTAGCTGTCGGTCTCGTTGGTGGCGTAGCCGAACATCAGGCCCTGGTCGCCGGCGCCCTGTTCCTCGGGCTTCTTGCGGTCCACGCCCTGGTTGATGTCCGGCGACTGCTTGCCGATCAGGTTGAGCACGCCGCAGGTCTCGCCGTCGAAGCCGACCTCGGAGCTGTTGTAGCCGATGTCCAGGATGACCTTGCGGGTCAGGGCTTCCAGGTCGATCCAGGCGCTGGTGGTCACTTCGCCGGCCACGATCGCCACGCCGGTCTTGACCAGCGTCTCGCAGGCCACGCGGGCGCGCTTGTCCTGCGCGAGGATCGCGTCCAGGACGGCGTCGGAAATCTGGTCTGCGATCTTGTCCGGATGGCCCTCGGAGACCGATTCGGAAGTGAACAGGTAGCTGGACATCAGGCTTATATCCTTTGATTCGGATGAAAAGATGGCCGCGCATGATACACGCGCGGCGCCGGCCGCGCATGGTGGCGTGCCCCGTGTTGCCGGGGCGTTACTTTCCGCCGCGCCGGCCGCCGCCGGGCCTGTCATCGCCCTGCCGCACGCGTGCAACGCGCGTGTCGCGGTCGCGGCCCAGTCTGGCGTTCCAGATACGCCGCTGACCGGGACGGGACCCGACCATGCGCCCTCTGGAAGACGCCCTCATCGAACGTTACCCGCGCTGGTTCGGCGGCCGCCGCGGCCTGCTGACCCGGCCGCTGCTGCGCCGCTACGGCCACTGGTCCGGCCTGGACCAGGCGCTGGCCTTCCTGCGCGAGCACCAGGACAGCGCGCCCTGGGACTTCGTCGCCGCCGCGCAGGGCCTCCTGCGGCTGGACGACAGCTTCGATGCGCAGGCGCTGGCGCGGATCCCCGCAAGCGGCCCGTTGCTGGTGGTCGCCAACCATCCTTCCGGCGCGCGCGATGCGATGGCGCTGCTGCATCTGGTCGGGCAGGTGCGCCGCGACGTCCGCATCGTCGCCAACCAGGTGCTGACCCGGATCGAGCTGCTGCGCCCCTTGCTGCTGCCGGTGCGCGTGTTCGGCGGCAGTTCGGCCGCCGGCAGCCTGCGCGCGGTGCGCGCGGCGCTGGAGGCGGGGCAGTGCGTGATCGTGTTCCCGGCCGGCGAGGTCTCGCGCCTGTCGCCGCTGGGCGTACGCGACACGGCCTGGCGGCCGGGGTTCGTGCGCTTCGCCCGGGCCAGCGGTGCCCAGGTGCTGCCGGTGCGCGTGCAGGCGCGCAACTCGGCGCTGTTCTACGGCGCCTCGGCGGTGTTCAAGCCGGCCGGCACGGTGCTGCTGCCGCGCGAGATGTTCGCGCGCCGCCAGCAGCCGCTGCGCCTGTACGTGGGCCAGGCGCAGGCGCTGGCGGCGCAGGCCGACGAGGCCACCGTGCTGCGCCAGCTGCGGCGCGCGCTGTACGCGCTCGGCCGCCGCGCCGATGCGGGCGCCGAATCGCCGGCCGAACTGGTCGCGCCGGTGCCGGTGGCGCAGCTGCGCGCGGCGATCGCGGCGCTGCCGGGCTTCGGCCGCACCAGCGAGGGCCGGCGCATCGTCGCCGGGCCGCTGGCCGCCGACTCGCCGCTGCTGCGCGAGATCGGCCGCCTGCGCGAACTGACCTTCCGCAAGGTGGGCGAGGGCACGGGCCGGGCGCTGGACGTGGACGACTACGACACCTGGTACGACCACATCGTGCTGTGGGACGAGGAGGCCGGTGCGGTCGCCGGCGCCTATCGCGTGGCGCGCGGGGCGCAGGTGCTGGCCAGGCGCGGCTTGGCCGGGCTGTACACGGCCAACCTGTTCGACTGGTCCGAGGACGCGCTGCCGCGCATCGCCCAGGGCATGGAGCTGGGCCGCAGCTTCGTCGCGCCGGACTACTGGAACAGCCGCAGCATCGACCAGCTGTGGCAGGGCATCGGTGCCTACCTCGTCGCGCATCCGCAGGTACGCTATCTGTTCGGCGCGGTGTCGATGAGCGCGGCGCTGCCGCAGGCCGCGCGCGAGCAGGTCGTGGCCTATTACCAGCGCTTCCACGGCCAGCACGCCGGGGCCACCGCGCGCCATCCCTTCGTGCTGCAGGCGGTGCCCGCGCCGTTCGAGGCGCTGGATGCGCAGGCGGCGTTCGCCGTGCTGCGCGAGAACCTCGCTGCGCTCGGCGCGCAGGTGCCGATGCTGTTCCGGCAGTACACCGAGCTGTGCGAGCCGGGCGGTGCGCGCTTCCTGGCCTTCGGCGTGGACGCCGACTTCGCCGGCTGCGTCGACGGGCTGATCGAACTGGACCTGGAGCGCATGCACCCGCGCAAGCGCCAGCGCTATCTGCACACCCCTACGCAGGAGCAAGCCGCATGAACCGCGCCGTGTTCGTCTCCGATGTGCACCTGGGCTCGACCCACTGCCATGCCGCCGAGTTCGCCGACTTCCTGGCGAAGCTGAAGTGCCGGCAGCTCTACCTGGTCGGCGACGTCGTCGACCTGTGGTGGATGTCGCGGCGGCGCGCGCGCTGGGACGCCGCCCACCAGCGCGTGGTCGAGGCGCTGCAGGCGCTGGCGCGCAACGGCACCGAGCTGATCTACGTGCCCGGCAACCACGACCGCGCCGCGCGCCGCTTCTGCGGGCTGATGCTGCCGGCCATGCAGGTGCGTCGCCGCGTGATCCACACCACCGCCGACGGCCGCCGCCTGCTGGTGGTGCATGGCGACGACTACGACGCGGTCACGCACTTCGGCGGGCTGCAGGAGCGGTTCGGCGACTGGCTCTACTACCGCATCCTCACCGGCAACAAGCTGGTCAACCGGCTGCGGCGGCGCCTGGGGCTGCGCTACTGGTCGCTGGCCGAGTACCTCAAGCGCAGGAGCGCGGCGGCCGAGCGCTACATCGCCCGCTTCGTCGACGCCGGCCTGGCCGATGCGCGCCGGCGCGGCCTGGACGGCATCGTCTGCGGACACATCCACCGCGCCGCATTGTTCCGCCGCGATGGCCTGGTCTACGCCAACGACGGCGACTGGGTGGAGAGCCTGACCGCGCTGTGCGAGGCCGCCGATGGCAGCCTGCAGTTGGTCTCGCACGCCGGGCAGGTGCTGGGCGAGGTGCCCGCGCGCCTGCGCCTGGTGGCGGACGAGCCGGCGTTGCCGCGGGCGGCCTGAGCGACCGTCCCAGCGGTAGTCGCGCTTTCGTTCCGCGTGGTGCCTGTCCTGGCGCCGCCGCCGTCTCCGTCTGATGGGCATGGAGCGAAGACTGCGTGTGCTGTTTCCCGGACTGCTGCTGATCGCGGCGCTGTTGACCCTGGCGCTGGCGCGCACGATGGTCGGCACCGCCCGCGACGGCCTGACCCTCGACGAGCCCTATCACTACGCCGCCGGCGTGTCCTATGCGCGGCTGGGCGACTACCGGATCAATCCCGAGCACCCGCCGCTGGCCAAGCTGTGGACCGGATGGCTGACGCCCTCGTCGGTGGTGCTGCCGCCGCTGCGCGAACTGCACGAGAAGGACGACGAGCGCATCTACACCCAGTCCATGGCCTACCTGGACAACGCGCCGGCCGACACCCAGCACCACATCCGCGTGGCGATGTTCGCGCTCAACCTGCTCCTGCTGGCCGCGCTGGCGCTGCTGGTGTGGAAGGTGGCGGGCCTGTGGTGGGCGGCCGGGCTGCTGGCCTGGCTGGCGGTGGATCCCACGGTCGGCGCGCACCTGCCGGTGCTGATGACCGACCTGCCGGTGGCCCTCGCCCTGGGCCTGAGCGCGGCCAGCGCGGCCTGGCTGGCCAGCACCTGGCGCTGGCCGGCCTGGGTGGCCTTCGCGCTGTCGGCGGGACTGGCGCTCGGGTCCAAGCACTCGGCGCCGGGCGCGCTGGCCGGCATCGGCGTGGCGCTGCTGCTGGCCGCGGCGTGGCGGCACTGGCGCAGCCGGCGCGACGCGCTGCCCGGCGCGCACGAGCGCGGCGCGACCCTGCTGGCGCGGTGGGCGGCGGTGGCGCTGGCGGCCCTGGTCGCGGTGGCCGTGCTGTGGTCGTTCTACGGCTTCCGCTTCCACGCCGGGCGCGATGGCAGCGATGCCTTCAACCGGCCGACGGCGCCCAAGATCGACGACCTGGCCTCGCCGATGCAGCGCAGGGTGCTGCACGCGCTGGACGACGCCCGCCTGCTGCCGCGCGCCTACTTGTGGGGCATGGCCGACACGCTGCGTGCCGGCGTGGAGGGGCGCGGCCAGCGCGAGCACAAGCTGTTCGGCCGCGACTTCAAGGGCGCGCCGCCGTGGTTCTTCTGGCCCGGCGCGCTGGCGGCCAAGATCCCGCTGCCGCTGCTGGCCGGCGCCCTGCTGGGCTTGCTGGCGCTGTGGCGCGCCCCGCTGTCGAGCGGACAGAAGCACCTGCTGCTGACCATGGGCGCGCTCGGCGCGGCGTACTGGGCCAGCCTGCTCGGCTCGCGCGGCACCTACGCCGGCGTGCGGCATGCGTTGCCGCTGTTCCTGCCGCTGGCGACGCTGGCCGGCGCGCTGGCCTGGCGCGCGTCGGTGTCGCTGCGGCGGCGCTGGCTGCTGCCGCTGGCCTTCGCTCCCACCGCGCTGGCGCTGGTGATGACCGCGCGCGAGCCGCGCCTGTGGGAATACTTCAACGAGCTGGGCGGCGGCAGCGCCAACGGCTGGCGCAACTTCTCCGACGAGGGTGTGGACCTGGGCCAGCGCCTGCCCGAGATCAGCCGCTGGATGCAGGCCCACCAGCCGCCGGGGACCACGCTCTACAACAGTTACATGTACATGCCCGAATGGGTCCGCGGCAGCGGCTCGCCGCTGCGCGAGTACGTCGGCGGCGTGGACGACACCAATGTGGCCGGGCACTACGCCGGCCTGTTCGTGATGCGGCTCAGCAGCACCATTCCCGAGCCCGAGTACAACTGGAACCCGGCCGTCACCATGCGCAACCTGCACCAGGTGGGCCGGATCGGCGTGCTGGGCATCTGGCAGGGCCGGATGGACGACAAGCGCCTGCGCGTGCGTGGCCTGTATCGCGAGGTGCTCAAGGAGGTCTACCGCACGCCGGCGCCCGACTGGCGTCAGGTGGCCAGGCGCTGCGCGGAGATCCTCG
The window above is part of the Pseudoxanthomonas sp. X-1 genome. Proteins encoded here:
- the bla gene encoding class A beta-lactamase, which codes for MSDRRRFLQRSGTALLTAFAVPWAAAAAPVAPAAAKGGSVAAAIAGAKDFAALEQVSGGRLGVTLLEVATGRRLGRRQDERFPMCSTFKALLAAHVLSLADAGTLSLDERLPIRQAQLLSWAPESERHVGKDLTVRDLCRAAVTNSDNTAANLLLARAGGPPALTTFLRRQGDAVTRSDRYEPEMNNFAPGDPRDTTSPAAVAASLARFAVGDGLSKASRAQYADWLIDNQTGDDCLRAGLGKRWRVGDKTGNNGRDTRNDLAVLWPLAGGAPWVLVALLQGARVDADQRDAVLARVGALADAMIG
- the metK gene encoding methionine adenosyltransferase; translated protein: MSSYLFTSESVSEGHPDKIADQISDAVLDAILAQDKRARVACETLVKTGVAIVAGEVTTSAWIDLEALTRKVILDIGYNSSEVGFDGETCGVLNLIGKQSPDINQGVDRKKPEEQGAGDQGLMFGYATNETDSYMPAAIHLSHRLVERQAQIRKKKNSPLSWLRPDAKSQVTLRYEDGVATAIDAVVLSTQHDPGIKQKDLIEAVREEIIKPVLPAKWLHKGTKFHINPTGKFIIGGPVGDCGLTGRKIIVDTYGGWARHGGGAFSGKDPSKVDRSAAYAARYVAKNVVAAGLADRCEVQVSYAIGVAEPTSISVTTFGTGKIADEKIEKLIRKHFDLRPYGIIQMLDLIHPMYQPTASYGHFGRKPKEFTYTDGAGTQHTATAFSWEKTDKADALRADAKLK
- a CDS encoding GNAT family N-acyltransferase, yielding MRPLEDALIERYPRWFGGRRGLLTRPLLRRYGHWSGLDQALAFLREHQDSAPWDFVAAAQGLLRLDDSFDAQALARIPASGPLLVVANHPSGARDAMALLHLVGQVRRDVRIVANQVLTRIELLRPLLLPVRVFGGSSAAGSLRAVRAALEAGQCVIVFPAGEVSRLSPLGVRDTAWRPGFVRFARASGAQVLPVRVQARNSALFYGASAVFKPAGTVLLPREMFARRQQPLRLYVGQAQALAAQADEATVLRQLRRALYALGRRADAGAESPAELVAPVPVAQLRAAIAALPGFGRTSEGRRIVAGPLAADSPLLREIGRLRELTFRKVGEGTGRALDVDDYDTWYDHIVLWDEEAGAVAGAYRVARGAQVLARRGLAGLYTANLFDWSEDALPRIAQGMELGRSFVAPDYWNSRSIDQLWQGIGAYLVAHPQVRYLFGAVSMSAALPQAAREQVVAYYQRFHGQHAGATARHPFVLQAVPAPFEALDAQAAFAVLRENLAALGAQVPMLFRQYTELCEPGGARFLAFGVDADFAGCVDGLIELDLERMHPRKRQRYLHTPTQEQAA
- a CDS encoding UDP-2,3-diacylglucosamine diphosphatase; translated protein: MNRAVFVSDVHLGSTHCHAAEFADFLAKLKCRQLYLVGDVVDLWWMSRRRARWDAAHQRVVEALQALARNGTELIYVPGNHDRAARRFCGLMLPAMQVRRRVIHTTADGRRLLVVHGDDYDAVTHFGGLQERFGDWLYYRILTGNKLVNRLRRRLGLRYWSLAEYLKRRSAAAERYIARFVDAGLADARRRGLDGIVCGHIHRAALFRRDGLVYANDGDWVESLTALCEAADGSLQLVSHAGQVLGEVPARLRLVADEPALPRAA